In Paraflavitalea devenefica, the following are encoded in one genomic region:
- a CDS encoding hybrid sensor histidine kinase/response regulator, with the protein MKEKLLYLGWSIYRDIVFSGLQEGITKDQRKKIIGFNQFILLALLVNFFSVISYFYHKLYISALINITSAYFFLLAFYFGSRRKLETGRIIAVVNLNLYLIVISYIEGLKAGEYLFYFPYFLVLTFVVSIRRNSRELFIVYAITVIASLICLKLSPYTNDVQVINEALYIRLYSSNLVISLCMTIIFSYSILRVNKDNEVAILQEKKFGDTIFNTSLDGVFIIFSQTGIIASCNHRALELFDVHEKRDIEGSHIENWFDEDHIRQFKSIEKTISEETQSWQGELAFATKTGRTFHGYVSAAPFSYKDVRYTKISILDVSHVKMTEFELMKAKEKAEVAAKAKSRFLSNMSHELRTPLNGIIGASNLLVQEEHLPSQKAHLDILKFSSEHMMMLINDILDYNKIEAGKLELAEAPVNIKVFIQQVSTQFASQVKAKGLEFKTDIDDRLDAEFITDETRLNQVLSNLLSNSIKFTHSGKITLAVRKLFASSTKATIQFIVMDTGIGIPRNKHREIFETFTQADVNTTRKYGGTGLGLAITKKIVNKFNSDLLLESEEGKGSAFHFTVELKINESRPRYIHEDNAAQLRQLPGIRVLIAEDNPVNLAIAKRFLLKWGIEVTEAINGREAVEKFRKGEFELLLIDLEMPEMDGATALREIRKLNHNIPVVAFTAAVYDNMQEDLLQKGFTDFIHKPFRPVELHSKITYLVAALRA; encoded by the coding sequence ATGAAGGAGAAATTATTATATCTGGGGTGGTCAATTTACCGGGATATTGTGTTTTCTGGCCTCCAGGAGGGGATCACCAAAGACCAGCGCAAAAAGATCATCGGCTTTAACCAGTTCATCCTCCTGGCATTGCTGGTCAACTTCTTTTCGGTTATCTCCTACTTCTACCATAAGCTATACATCAGTGCATTAATCAACATCACATCGGCCTACTTCTTTCTGCTGGCTTTTTACTTTGGCTCGCGCCGCAAACTGGAAACGGGCCGTATCATAGCGGTGGTGAACCTCAACCTGTACCTCATTGTCATCAGTTACATTGAAGGATTGAAAGCCGGAGAATACCTTTTTTACTTCCCTTACTTCCTGGTGCTCACCTTCGTGGTAAGTATCCGGCGAAACTCCCGGGAGCTGTTCATTGTATATGCCATTACCGTTATAGCCTCCCTCATCTGTCTTAAACTATCGCCTTATACCAACGATGTACAGGTTATCAATGAAGCATTGTACATACGGTTGTACAGCAGTAACCTCGTTATCTCGCTGTGTATGACCATCATCTTTTCCTATTCTATCCTGCGGGTAAATAAGGACAATGAAGTGGCCATCCTGCAGGAGAAAAAATTTGGCGATACTATCTTCAATACCTCACTCGATGGCGTATTCATCATATTCAGCCAAACCGGCATCATCGCCAGTTGTAACCATCGTGCCCTTGAGTTATTTGATGTGCATGAAAAGCGGGATATAGAAGGCTCTCATATAGAGAACTGGTTTGATGAAGATCATATACGTCAGTTCAAATCCATTGAAAAAACGATATCGGAAGAAACGCAAAGCTGGCAGGGCGAGCTGGCCTTTGCGACCAAAACAGGCCGCACCTTTCATGGCTATGTCAGCGCAGCTCCTTTCTCCTATAAAGATGTGCGTTACACAAAAATCAGTATCCTCGATGTGTCACATGTGAAAATGACCGAGTTTGAGCTCATGAAGGCCAAAGAAAAAGCGGAAGTAGCCGCCAAGGCAAAATCAAGGTTCCTGTCCAACATGAGCCATGAGCTGCGCACGCCTTTAAATGGCATCATTGGCGCGTCTAACCTGCTCGTGCAGGAAGAACACCTGCCATCGCAGAAAGCGCACCTCGATATATTGAAATTCTCTTCCGAGCACATGATGATGCTCATCAACGATATCCTGGACTATAATAAAATAGAGGCCGGTAAACTGGAGCTGGCCGAAGCGCCGGTGAACATCAAAGTATTCATACAGCAGGTGTCTACCCAGTTTGCGTCACAGGTAAAAGCAAAGGGGCTGGAATTTAAGACAGATATTGACGACAGGCTGGATGCTGAATTCATCACCGATGAAACACGCCTCAACCAGGTATTGAGCAACCTCTTGTCCAATTCCATCAAATTTACCCACAGCGGTAAGATCACCCTGGCGGTGCGCAAGCTCTTTGCCTCCAGCACCAAAGCTACCATCCAGTTCATAGTCATGGATACAGGCATTGGTATTCCGCGTAATAAGCACCGGGAGATATTTGAGACCTTTACACAGGCCGATGTAAATACCACCCGCAAATATGGCGGCACCGGCCTGGGATTGGCCATCACCAAAAAGATCGTCAATAAATTCAACAGCGACTTGCTCCTGGAAAGTGAAGAAGGCAAGGGCAGCGCTTTCCATTTTACCGTAGAGCTGAAGATCAATGAAAGCAGGCCGCGCTACATCCACGAAGACAATGCAGCGCAGCTCAGGCAACTGCCGGGCATCAGGGTCCTCATTGCAGAAGATAACCCCGTAAACCTGGCCATTGCCAAAAGGTTCCTGCTCAAATGGGGCATTGAGGTAACGGAAGCTATCAACGGGCGGGAAGCTGTAGAAAAATTCCGCAAAGGAGAGTTCGAACTGCTGCTTATTGACCTTGAAATGCCGGAAATGGATGGTGCAACGGCACTCCGGGAGATCCGGAAGCTCAATCACAACATCCCCGTAGTAGCGTTTACGGCCGCTGTATATGATAACATGCAGGAAGACCTGCTGCAAAAAGGATTTACTGATTTCATTCACAAACCATTCAGGCCGGTAGAGCTGCATTCAAAGATCACCTACCTCGTAGCCGCTTTAAGGGCGTAA
- a CDS encoding SusC/RagA family TonB-linked outer membrane protein yields the protein MRKILLPLLAMLCTFYAFAQTKNVNGRIVDERGEPIAFASVKIKGSRTGVAADASGNFTIRAANGDILVISSAGSADKEVTVTDIPLITVQLSRNQTALTEVVVTGYGTRSKRSSAGSVSAVAIDEIRTQPIASFDQLLQGQATGVNIRTGTGQPGSAAEVVIRGRGSISGSTNPLYIVDGIQINAADFATLNQGDFESVTVLKDAAAASIYGSRAAGGVIVVTTRRGRVGPVRFNYDVQYGQSYWPRQKLKLMNTDQKLDYEMDHDNPNGWTQADVDSLRNIHTDWEDVFFRTGITQMHQLSASGGTDRTRFYASLSYMDQTGVVKATGLKRYTGRINLESGTNTLRFGLNTSFGYSIFNNTAENNQSVVSPLNGIRWSLPYFTPYDQDGKYLQDPTPSGQPNPLQELLENKRRFPQWKGVANAFIEYKPTFVKGITLRTNWGFDYTQNEWEIYNAPGTNAGAQAQGGQGSLARLFNRNFRYIGTNSINYKNTWGDHDFSGSIYHEILDNDFNQFNFTGYGLTLPFPNEASITDGTADPDAGNGFIPIVRGNGTDNTLVSYFAEADYAYKNRYFFHAGYRRDGSSRFGANNKWADFYNVGASWMLSDEAFFEPLKNTVDLLKVRVSYGTVGNQDGIGDFAHKALFGKINYAGNTGLGLISPGNPDLKWETKATLNLGIEFALLKNRISGSVELYNSNTRDLFYDKTISMTSGFASIRSNAGRLRNRGIEINLRGVPVNTRDFSWTIDGNFTYNKNTILELGPDGEDSVLRGDGVSILKIGKPINTLYLVRYAGVDPANGDPLYYDKDGKITSDFSANDNAFLGTSDAPYFGGITNTFRYKALELQVFWVFVFGNELYNNDRFNVEYPGYIASSLSADLLREWRQPGDVTDIPRADPSVYFLDKTSHFVENGSYWRLRNVQLSYTLPKKLLDKMKVNSLRVFAQGQNLYTGTKYRGYDPEPPSNGSTTLNAGAQYPTLKTVTVGINLGF from the coding sequence ATGAGGAAAATTCTATTGCCCCTCCTGGCAATGCTATGTACTTTCTATGCTTTTGCACAAACCAAAAATGTTAATGGACGGATAGTTGATGAACGCGGTGAGCCCATCGCGTTTGCTTCCGTAAAGATCAAAGGTTCACGTACCGGTGTAGCGGCAGATGCCTCCGGTAACTTCACTATTCGTGCTGCCAATGGCGATATATTGGTCATCTCTTCAGCCGGCTCTGCCGATAAAGAAGTAACGGTTACTGATATACCGTTAATAACCGTTCAGTTATCCCGTAACCAGACAGCCCTCACAGAAGTAGTGGTAACAGGTTATGGCACCAGGTCTAAACGATCTTCTGCCGGGTCTGTCAGCGCTGTGGCGATCGATGAGATCCGTACCCAGCCCATCGCTTCTTTCGATCAGTTGCTCCAGGGGCAGGCTACCGGCGTAAACATAAGGACCGGGACCGGCCAGCCCGGTTCCGCTGCCGAAGTGGTTATCCGTGGCCGTGGCTCCATCAGCGGATCTACAAACCCCTTATACATCGTAGATGGTATTCAGATCAATGCTGCCGACTTTGCCACCCTTAACCAGGGTGACTTTGAAAGCGTTACGGTACTGAAAGATGCCGCCGCCGCTTCCATCTATGGATCACGTGCTGCCGGTGGCGTCATTGTAGTTACTACCCGCAGGGGACGCGTAGGGCCTGTGCGTTTTAACTATGATGTACAATACGGGCAAAGCTACTGGCCCCGCCAGAAGCTCAAACTCATGAACACAGATCAAAAGCTGGACTATGAAATGGACCACGACAATCCCAATGGATGGACACAGGCCGATGTAGACAGCCTGCGCAACATCCATACCGATTGGGAAGATGTGTTTTTCCGTACAGGCATCACCCAAATGCACCAGTTGAGTGCATCTGGCGGAACGGACCGCACCCGTTTCTATGCTTCCCTGTCTTACATGGACCAGACAGGCGTTGTTAAGGCTACCGGTTTAAAAAGATATACCGGTCGCATTAATCTCGAAAGCGGTACCAATACCCTGCGCTTTGGCCTCAACACTTCCTTCGGTTATTCCATCTTTAACAATACTGCCGAAAACAACCAGAGCGTTGTATCTCCCTTAAATGGTATCCGCTGGTCATTGCCTTACTTTACACCGTATGACCAGGATGGTAAATACCTGCAGGACCCTACCCCTTCCGGTCAGCCCAATCCCTTACAGGAGTTGCTGGAAAACAAACGCCGCTTCCCGCAATGGAAAGGCGTGGCCAATGCCTTCATTGAATACAAACCCACCTTTGTAAAAGGAATCACACTGCGCACCAACTGGGGTTTTGACTATACGCAGAACGAATGGGAAATCTACAATGCACCCGGCACCAATGCCGGCGCACAGGCGCAGGGGGGGCAGGGAAGCCTTGCCCGCTTGTTCAACCGCAACTTCCGGTACATAGGCACCAACTCCATCAACTACAAAAACACCTGGGGTGATCATGACTTCAGCGGTTCCATCTACCATGAAATATTGGATAATGATTTCAACCAGTTCAACTTTACCGGTTATGGACTCACCCTTCCTTTTCCCAATGAAGCATCTATTACCGACGGCACAGCCGATCCGGACGCGGGAAATGGTTTTATACCTATTGTAAGAGGTAATGGTACCGACAATACCCTCGTATCCTATTTCGCGGAAGCCGATTATGCCTATAAGAACCGTTACTTCTTCCACGCAGGTTACCGGCGCGACGGTTCATCCCGCTTTGGCGCCAACAACAAATGGGCCGATTTCTACAATGTGGGCGCCAGTTGGATGCTTTCTGATGAAGCCTTCTTTGAACCCTTAAAAAATACCGTTGACCTGTTGAAAGTAAGAGTAAGCTATGGCACCGTAGGTAACCAGGATGGAATAGGCGACTTTGCGCACAAGGCCCTGTTTGGCAAGATCAACTATGCCGGTAATACCGGACTGGGACTGATTTCTCCCGGTAACCCCGATCTGAAATGGGAGACCAAAGCAACGCTTAACCTCGGTATTGAATTTGCCCTCCTCAAAAACCGCATCAGCGGTTCGGTGGAATTATATAACAGCAATACCCGGGACCTCTTCTACGACAAAACAATATCTATGACTTCCGGCTTTGCTTCTATACGTTCCAATGCCGGCCGCTTGCGCAATAGGGGCATAGAGATCAACCTGCGTGGCGTACCAGTGAACACACGCGACTTTAGCTGGACCATTGACGGTAACTTCACCTACAACAAAAACACCATACTGGAACTGGGGCCCGATGGAGAAGACAGTGTATTGCGGGGAGATGGTGTCAGCATATTGAAAATAGGTAAGCCGATCAACACCCTCTACCTCGTTCGCTATGCCGGTGTTGATCCGGCCAACGGTGATCCTTTGTATTATGACAAAGATGGTAAAATAACCTCCGACTTTTCTGCCAATGACAACGCTTTCCTCGGCACCAGTGATGCGCCTTATTTTGGCGGTATCACCAACACCTTCCGGTACAAAGCGCTTGAATTGCAGGTATTCTGGGTATTTGTATTTGGTAATGAACTGTACAACAATGACCGCTTCAATGTAGAATATCCGGGTTATATCGCCTCCAGTCTCTCTGCTGATCTCTTGCGCGAATGGCGCCAGCCGGGAGATGTTACTGATATCCCGCGTGCCGACCCCAGCGTTTACTTCCTTGACAAAACATCCCACTTTGTGGAGAATGGCAGCTACTGGCGGCTAAGGAACGTACAGCTCTCTTACACATTGCCTAAGAAATTGCTCGATAAAATGAAGGTCAATAGCCTGCGCGTATTTGCACAGGGGCAGAACCTGTATACCGGCACCAAATACCGGGGATATGATCCGGAGCCGCCTTCTAATGGTAGTACTACCCTCAATGCCGGTGCCCAGTATCCTACTCTTAAAACAGTAACAGTAGGCATCAACCTCGGATTTTAA